From Halotia branconii CENA392, the proteins below share one genomic window:
- a CDS encoding PAS domain S-box protein, translating into MPYISRSQLRNYGIVVLIVALTLVLMLLLDPWLGMSKTPFLLFFSAVMLSAWHGGLKSGLLATFLSTLLSSYFFLPPEYSLKFASSDFMRMGLFAGEGILFSILCEALKSTKRRAEVNLYKLKANEEKFRVALSSSDVVVFQQDQNLRYQWIHNPQNLDTAKEMLGKSDYQLFPASTAEQLTAIKRRVLETGISAREEVCLTVRGEVRYYDLLVEPLINENSVSGITCVALNVTERKQAELENIQLHQELRQAIQQKDESLALLNAWLMSSPVALAFFNTELCYVYANEALASINGIPQHQHIGRSLQQVLPEWATQLEPLLRQVMQTKKPLLNQEVSGETYQSRVYRHGLVSYYPVCLPDGQLLGVGVTGIDITQLKQTEQALRESEAKFRSVVDSNMIGIGFWQENGKVTDANDALLKMIGYTREELVARKLNWQALTPTEYLPLDEQALAQLENNSFCTPYEKEYICKDGSRIAILVGASHFQGTVDRGAFFVIDITERKQAENTRRYIAQTSNILATSLDYEETLEQIAKISVPQLADWCLVEILNEDGSIRRLPIAHADPSKSEWALQLQRYAPVTKDVNPIARVLRTGQAELISQINDSFLIAVTENDEHLQAVRQMGCKSFMVVPLVAHQRILGSISFVSSKSNRPYQERDLALAKDIAYRAALAVENARLYQDSHQALVHYAESLSLLDALLAGAPVAVCFLDRELRYLRINQVLADINDLSIEEHLGRKLREVLPEMADEFEPQLQLVLDTGEPMLNVDIRGQTTEEPTRQGYWLGNYYPVYNTLGETIGIGIILADVTAAKQTEIALRESEARFRAMFDQAAVGITLVRLDGQFLQINPAFCEITGYSREELIQMNFQEITHPDDLEVDWDYARRVLAKEINGYSLKKRYIRKDGSVIWVNLTSSAVWDDDGQPKYAMGIVEDISKQQAALHERKKAEETQYFLVEASALLASSLDYHVTLTGVANLAVPTLADWCIVDIFQADLSSQQIALATANPAKRFNLQELRQRYPSPNGEQHPLMQQVRQGQSVFYPEFPDTILAEIAQDQTHLQLLQNLGIQSVMMIPLRSRGQVFGAISFVMADSGRHYEQANLGLAEDIARRAATAIDNARLYQETQQARQTAEKAVSRTLLLQKITAALSQALTPQQVADVVMHQGVAALGAKAGSVLLLTDQGTALKIVQAIGYPQSDIDTVETFPLTASIPSAEVVRTGQPIFIDNRADWLARYPHLARIPTTNGDFAYACVPLVQEGKAIGTLGLNFAIAQTFNQEYQGFMLTLGQQCAQAIARAQLYEAEQTAREEAETANRIKDEFLAVLSHELRTPLNPILGWAKLLRTRQFDEATKVRALETIERNAKLQTQLIEDLLDVSRILQGKLKLNVSTMDLRTTITAALETVRLAAEAKSIEIQTTFSTDILQVMGDSDRLQQVIWNLLSNAVKFTPSGGRVEVHLEQIGANAQIQVIDTGKGISPEFLPYVFDYFRQADSKTTRVFGGLGLGLAIVRRLVELHGGTIHADSPGEGQGATFAVRLPLLKTSPLPKANFKSSPLEITTEESLLSGVKILLVDDQADVREFFTFALEQYGATVTAVASANEALTALSQSKPDILLSDIGMPLMDGYMLLREVRKRSPEQGGQIPAIALSAYAGEFNQKQALAAGFQKHVSKPAEPIELATVIVNLIKRQ; encoded by the coding sequence ATGCCCTATATAAGTCGTTCTCAGTTACGGAACTATGGAATTGTTGTATTAATTGTTGCGCTTACCTTAGTGCTAATGCTGCTGTTAGACCCTTGGTTAGGCATGAGCAAAACCCCTTTTCTACTGTTTTTTAGCGCCGTAATGCTAAGTGCTTGGCATGGTGGTTTGAAATCAGGGCTGTTAGCAACTTTTTTATCTACTCTATTGAGTAGTTATTTTTTCCTTCCGCCAGAGTATAGCCTGAAATTTGCTTCATCTGACTTTATGCGAATGGGTTTGTTTGCCGGAGAAGGAATACTCTTTAGTATCTTATGCGAGGCATTAAAGAGTACCAAACGCCGGGCTGAGGTGAATTTATATAAATTGAAAGCGAATGAGGAAAAATTTCGAGTTGCCTTAAGCAGTTCCGATGTTGTCGTTTTTCAACAAGATCAAAATTTACGCTACCAATGGATTCATAATCCTCAAAATCTAGACACTGCTAAGGAAATGTTAGGGAAATCTGACTATCAATTATTTCCAGCATCAACAGCAGAGCAATTAACAGCTATTAAACGAAGAGTTTTGGAAACCGGAATTTCTGCCCGTGAAGAAGTTTGTCTGACAGTTCGTGGAGAAGTCCGTTACTATGATTTACTTGTTGAACCATTAATTAACGAAAATAGTGTTTCAGGTATTACTTGTGTAGCTTTAAATGTTACTGAACGTAAACAGGCAGAATTAGAAAACATCCAATTACATCAAGAACTTCGGCAAGCTATTCAACAAAAAGACGAATCTTTAGCACTGCTTAATGCTTGGCTGATGAGTTCTCCAGTTGCACTGGCTTTTTTCAATACTGAACTTTGCTATGTATATGCCAATGAAGCGTTGGCATCTATCAATGGTATTCCGCAACATCAACATATTGGTCGTAGCCTACAGCAAGTATTACCAGAATGGGCAACTCAACTTGAGCCTCTCTTGCGACAGGTAATGCAAACAAAAAAGCCATTACTAAACCAAGAAGTTAGTGGTGAAACTTACCAGTCTAGGGTGTATCGTCACGGTCTTGTTAGTTATTATCCGGTGTGTTTACCAGATGGGCAATTGCTAGGAGTAGGAGTTACTGGAATTGACATCACTCAATTAAAACAAACCGAACAAGCATTACGAGAAAGCGAAGCTAAGTTTCGTAGTGTAGTTGATTCCAACATGATTGGTATTGGTTTTTGGCAAGAAAATGGCAAAGTTACAGATGCTAACGATGCCTTGCTCAAGATGATAGGTTACACCCGTGAAGAATTAGTTGCCCGAAAACTGAATTGGCAAGCACTTACCCCTACAGAGTACCTACCACTTGATGAGCAAGCACTGGCTCAATTAGAAAATAATTCCTTCTGCACTCCTTATGAAAAAGAATATATCTGTAAAGATGGCTCACGTATCGCGATTTTGGTAGGTGCTAGTCACTTTCAGGGAACTGTAGATCGAGGCGCATTTTTTGTGATCGATATTACAGAGCGCAAGCAAGCTGAAAATACACGTCGTTATATTGCCCAGACTAGTAATATACTGGCAACCTCCCTAGATTATGAAGAAACTTTAGAACAAATAGCCAAAATTTCAGTACCCCAGTTAGCTGACTGGTGTTTAGTAGAAATTCTAAATGAAGATGGTTCGATTCGTCGTCTGCCTATTGCTCATGCAGATCCTTCCAAATCAGAGTGGGCGCTTCAACTCCAGCGGTATGCACCAGTTACTAAAGATGTCAATCCTATTGCTAGAGTGCTACGAACTGGACAGGCAGAATTAATTTCACAAATCAATGACTCTTTTTTAATTGCAGTTACTGAGAACGATGAACATTTACAAGCTGTGCGACAGATGGGATGCAAATCCTTTATGGTTGTGCCGCTAGTCGCACATCAGCGAATACTCGGCAGCATTAGCTTTGTAAGTTCAAAATCAAATCGCCCCTACCAAGAACGTGACCTAGCTTTAGCGAAAGACATCGCTTATCGAGCTGCTCTAGCCGTAGAAAATGCCAGACTTTACCAAGACAGTCATCAAGCTTTGGTGCATTATGCCGAATCTTTATCTCTTTTAGATGCGTTATTAGCAGGGGCTCCTGTGGCTGTTTGCTTTTTAGATCGTGAACTGCGATATCTGCGAATTAATCAGGTTTTGGCAGATATTAATGATTTGAGTATAGAAGAACATCTAGGACGCAAACTCCGAGAAGTACTACCAGAAATGGCAGATGAGTTTGAGCCACAATTACAGCTAGTATTGGATACAGGAGAACCGATGCTGAATGTAGACATTAGGGGACAGACAACAGAAGAACCTACACGTCAGGGCTACTGGCTAGGTAACTATTACCCTGTCTACAACACACTAGGCGAAACCATCGGTATTGGGATTATTTTGGCAGATGTGACAGCAGCAAAGCAAACAGAAATTGCCCTGCGCGAAAGTGAAGCTAGGTTCCGAGCAATGTTTGACCAAGCAGCTGTAGGCATTACCTTAGTAAGGCTGGATGGGCAATTCCTTCAGATTAATCCTGCTTTTTGTGAGATTACTGGGTATAGTCGTGAAGAATTAATCCAGATGAATTTCCAGGAGATTACACATCCTGATGATTTAGAAGTTGATTGGGATTATGCTCGACGAGTATTGGCAAAGGAAATCAATGGTTATTCCCTAAAAAAACGCTATATCCGCAAAGACGGTTCAGTTATTTGGGTAAATCTGACTTCATCAGCAGTTTGGGATGATGATGGACAACCAAAGTATGCAATGGGCATTGTTGAGGATATTAGCAAACAGCAAGCTGCGCTGCACGAACGCAAAAAAGCTGAGGAAACACAATACTTTTTGGTAGAAGCCAGCGCCTTATTAGCTTCTTCATTAGATTATCACGTCACTTTAACTGGTGTGGCTAACTTGGCAGTTCCTACTTTGGCTGATTGGTGTATTGTGGATATTTTTCAGGCAGATTTGTCAAGTCAACAAATTGCTCTGGCAACTGCTAACCCCGCAAAACGCTTTAATTTACAGGAATTACGACAACGTTATCCATCCCCAAATGGGGAACAACATCCTTTGATGCAGCAGGTACGGCAAGGACAATCTGTCTTTTATCCCGAATTTCCCGACACTATTCTTGCAGAGATAGCACAAGATCAAACACATCTGCAATTGCTGCAAAATTTGGGTATTCAGTCGGTAATGATGATTCCATTACGCTCTCGTGGGCAAGTGTTCGGAGCTATTTCTTTTGTGATGGCAGATTCAGGTCGTCACTATGAACAGGCAAACTTAGGTTTAGCAGAGGATATTGCTCGTCGTGCTGCCACAGCGATCGATAATGCCAGATTGTACCAAGAAACTCAACAGGCACGACAGACGGCTGAAAAGGCTGTGAGCCGCACACTGCTGTTACAAAAAATTACCGCAGCTCTTTCTCAAGCCTTAACTCCCCAGCAAGTAGCAGATGTCGTGATGCATCAAGGAGTTGCCGCCTTGGGAGCGAAAGCTGGTTCTGTGCTTTTACTAACTGATCAAGGTACTGCTTTAAAGATTGTCCAAGCAATTGGGTATCCGCAATCGGATATAGATACCGTAGAAACTTTTCCCTTAACTGCTTCGATTCCCTCAGCAGAAGTAGTCCGAACTGGTCAGCCAATCTTTATCGATAATCGAGCCGATTGGCTGGCAAGATATCCCCATTTAGCCCGGATTCCAACTACAAATGGGGATTTTGCCTATGCTTGCGTGCCTTTAGTTCAAGAAGGAAAAGCGATTGGCACACTAGGATTAAATTTTGCGATCGCCCAAACATTTAATCAAGAATATCAAGGATTTATGTTGACTTTAGGGCAACAGTGCGCCCAGGCGATCGCCCGCGCTCAACTTTATGAAGCCGAACAAACTGCACGAGAAGAAGCAGAAACAGCCAACCGGATTAAAGATGAATTTCTGGCTGTGCTTTCCCACGAACTCAGAACTCCCCTCAATCCAATTTTAGGATGGGCAAAGTTACTACGAACCCGCCAGTTTGACGAAGCTACTAAAGTCCGGGCTTTGGAAACAATTGAGCGTAATGCCAAATTGCAAACTCAACTCATCGAAGATCTGTTAGATGTTTCGCGTATTTTACAAGGTAAGTTGAAACTCAATGTTTCTACGATGGATTTGAGAACAACTATTACCGCAGCCTTAGAAACAGTGCGTTTAGCAGCCGAAGCCAAGTCAATTGAAATTCAAACAACATTCAGCACTGATATTTTACAGGTAATGGGCGATAGCGATCGCTTACAACAAGTAATCTGGAATCTGCTCTCAAATGCAGTTAAATTCACACCCTCTGGAGGACGAGTAGAAGTACATTTAGAACAGATAGGAGCCAACGCCCAAATTCAAGTCATCGACACAGGCAAAGGAATCAGCCCAGAATTTTTACCCTACGTTTTTGATTATTTCCGACAAGCAGATTCTAAGACGACTAGGGTATTTGGTGGATTAGGGCTAGGACTAGCAATTGTGCGCCGTTTAGTGGAACTGCATGGTGGTACAATTCACGCAGACAGTCCAGGCGAAGGACAAGGAGCAACCTTTGCAGTTAGGCTACCATTACTCAAAACTTCTCCATTGCCAAAAGCTAATTTTAAGTCTTCCCCATTAGAAATTACTACTGAAGAATCGTTACTTTCAGGAGTGAAAATCCTTTTAGTGGACGATCAAGCTGATGTGCGAGAGTTTTTTACCTTTGCCCTAGAACAGTATGGAGCGACTGTCACAGCAGTAGCATCAGCAAATGAAGCCCTAACAGCTTTATCCCAATCTAAACCAGATATTTTATTAAGTGATATCGGTATGCCATTGATGGATGGCTATATGTTACTACGTGAAGTGAGAAAGCGATCGCCAGAACAAGGCGGACAAATTCCAGCGATCGCTTTGAGCGCTTATGCAGGAGAATTTAACCAAAAACAAGCGCTGGCAGCAGGATTTCAAAAACATGTTTCTAAACCTGCGGAGCCAATTGAATTAGCAACTGTGATCGTTAATCTGATCAAACGTCAGTAA
- the menH gene encoding 2-succinyl-6-hydroxy-2,4-cyclohexadiene-1-carboxylate synthase, which translates to MTQENYQFHYYLISKHGKPLIMFLHGFMGNINEFNEAIKLLDNNFSYLILDLPGHGKTQVIGSDEYYTMANIAHALINLLDELKIDKCFLIGYSMGGRLALYLILHFPERFYKVVLESASPGLMTAAEQLERVKSDAQIAKKLRRSLTTNDFYAFLLNWYSQPIFGSIKNHPQLDLMLESRLQNDPIKLAKSLQFMGTGSQPSLWEKLSENTKPLLLISGAYDQKFIDINTEMTKICKVAQLKIINDSAHNTHFENTWEFVENIKNFWFDKKTAPVNLC; encoded by the coding sequence ATGACACAAGAAAACTATCAATTTCACTATTATCTAATTAGCAAACATGGAAAACCTTTAATTATGTTTTTACATGGCTTTATGGGTAATATTAATGAATTTAATGAAGCCATCAAATTATTAGATAATAACTTTTCTTATCTGATACTTGACCTTCCCGGACATGGAAAAACCCAAGTAATAGGTAGCGACGAATATTATACTATGGCAAATATTGCCCATGCCTTAATCAACTTACTGGACGAATTGAAAATTGACAAATGCTTCTTAATTGGTTATTCAATGGGTGGAAGATTAGCCTTATACCTTATTCTACATTTTCCAGAGCGTTTTTATAAAGTTGTATTAGAATCTGCTTCTCCAGGTTTGATGACAGCAGCAGAACAGTTAGAACGAGTTAAGAGTGATGCTCAAATAGCCAAAAAATTAAGACGAAGTTTAACAACAAATGACTTTTATGCTTTTTTATTAAATTGGTATAGTCAGCCAATTTTCGGCTCTATAAAAAATCATCCACAGTTAGACTTAATGCTAGAAAGCCGGTTACAAAATGATCCCATAAAACTAGCTAAATCTTTACAATTTATGGGTACTGGTAGTCAACCTAGCTTGTGGGAAAAACTTTCAGAAAATACAAAACCTTTGTTGCTGATTTCTGGAGCTTATGATCAAAAATTTATAGATATTAATACAGAGATGACTAAAATATGTAAAGTTGCCCAACTAAAAATTATTAATGATTCTGCACATAATACTCACTTTGAAAATACCTGGGAATTTGTAGAAAATATCAAAAACTTTTGGTTTGATAAAAAAACAGCCCCGGTTAATCTGTGTTGA
- the ndhK gene encoding photosynthetic/respiratory NAD(P)H-quinone oxidoreductase subunit K, which produces MVLNPNLTTQDKEQIINPIERPTVTQDLSENVILTTVDDLYNWARLSSLWPLLFGTACCFIEFAALIGSRFDFDRFGLIPRSSPRQADLIITAGTITMKMAPQLVRLYEQMPEPKYVIAMGACTITGGMFSVDSPTAVRGVDKLIPVDVYLPGCPPRPEAIIDAIIKLRKKIANDSMQERDQIKQTHRFYSTTHNLKPTEQILTGKYLRSDTRNVPPKELTEAIGLPVPPALLTAKTQKEEQNRG; this is translated from the coding sequence ATGGTCTTGAATCCTAATTTAACAACCCAGGACAAAGAACAAATCATCAATCCTATTGAGCGTCCCACAGTCACTCAAGACCTTTCAGAAAATGTGATTCTGACTACGGTTGATGACCTCTACAACTGGGCACGGCTTTCGAGTTTGTGGCCGTTACTATTTGGTACAGCTTGCTGTTTTATTGAGTTTGCAGCTTTAATTGGCTCTCGATTTGACTTTGACCGTTTCGGGTTAATTCCTCGTTCTAGCCCCCGTCAAGCCGATTTAATTATTACCGCAGGGACAATTACCATGAAGATGGCACCCCAATTGGTGCGTCTTTATGAACAAATGCCCGAACCGAAATATGTAATTGCGATGGGAGCTTGTACAATCACTGGCGGAATGTTCAGCGTGGATTCTCCGACTGCTGTTCGGGGAGTTGATAAATTGATTCCTGTTGATGTGTACTTGCCTGGTTGTCCTCCTCGTCCAGAAGCAATTATCGATGCGATCATTAAGCTACGGAAAAAGATAGCTAATGATTCAATGCAAGAACGCGATCAAATCAAGCAAACTCACCGTTTTTACAGCACAACTCATAATCTGAAGCCAACAGAGCAAATTTTAACTGGTAAGTATTTGCGCTCAGACACTCGCAATGTACCACCGAAGGAGTTGACAGAAGCAATTGGTTTACCTGTACCACCTGCACTGCTGACAGCAAAAACCCAAAAAGAGGAGCAAAACCGTGGCTGA
- a CDS encoding NAD(P)H-quinone oxidoreductase subunit J, producing MAEEESKPVPAEEDSLVKAGQVSQWLTENGFEHEFLEPDKNGVEIIKVEPDFLLPTATALYAYGFNYLQFQSGIDLGPGQDLVSVYHLIKVGDNADKPEEVRIKVFLPRENPVVPSVYWIWKTADWQERESYDMYGIIYEGHPNLKRILMPEDWVGWPLRKDYISPDFYELQDAY from the coding sequence GTGGCTGAAGAAGAATCTAAACCAGTACCAGCAGAGGAAGACTCTTTAGTCAAAGCCGGCCAAGTTTCCCAATGGTTGACAGAAAATGGTTTTGAGCATGAGTTTTTAGAACCAGATAAGAACGGCGTAGAGATAATTAAAGTGGAGCCAGATTTCTTGCTGCCCACCGCTACAGCCCTCTATGCTTACGGTTTTAATTATCTCCAGTTTCAGTCTGGTATTGATCTTGGCCCAGGACAAGATTTAGTTAGTGTGTATCACTTGATTAAAGTTGGTGATAATGCTGATAAACCTGAAGAAGTACGGATAAAAGTCTTTTTGCCAAGAGAAAATCCTGTAGTGCCTTCAGTGTATTGGATTTGGAAGACCGCTGACTGGCAAGAGCGCGAGTCTTACGACATGTATGGCATTATCTACGAAGGACACCCCAATTTAAAGCGGATTTTGATGCCGGAAGATTGGGTAGGCTGGCCTTTGCGGAAGGATTATATCTCGCCTGATTTTTACGAGCTGCAAGATGCTTATTAA
- the psbE gene encoding cytochrome b559 subunit alpha gives MSGTTGERPFSDIITSVRYWVIHSITIPALFIAGWLFVSTGLAYDVFGTPRPDQYYTQARQEVPIVKNRFEAKKQVEQFIK, from the coding sequence ATGTCAGGTACTACTGGAGAACGTCCGTTTTCGGACATTATTACCAGCGTTCGTTACTGGGTAATTCACAGCATCACCATTCCAGCATTGTTCATTGCCGGTTGGTTATTCGTCAGCACCGGACTGGCTTATGATGTGTTTGGTACACCTCGTCCCGATCAGTATTACACGCAAGCACGGCAAGAAGTGCCGATTGTGAAGAACCGTTTTGAAGCTAAAAAACAAGTTGAACAATTTATTAAGTAG
- a CDS encoding sensor histidine kinase produces the protein MYKWILPSLSEILAASQSTVAECSPTKAQRQWRVSLAATEHLLINSLTPADSETTQGLILAAPAPLFSQPILTQSLQRVTFTAKPFNPLALMPFEIPEAIAMVDAEISPHESVLPLLPADPLAAEQFCLIFTDKFRLVLVLAENDSGHKSFSFSFEPEVVQQAWRSLGARVMLSNPDFFSELDALVEKYSPVAPDYRTVIQFSQLLLQELTESQEDKATKEYTDPVTPTSSNSSSAKASPRPDVELLQAFAHEVRTPLTTIRTMTRLLLKRRDLPANVTSRLEIIDHECTEQIDRMELLFKAAELETCATVKSSSTQLTPMSLDQVLQQSIPRWQQAANRRNLTLDVVLPQQLPTVVSNPNMLDRILTGLMENFTRSLPAGSHIQVQVIPAGDQLKLQLSPQTHCQDTNKTATPATPPIRKALGQLLMFQPETGTISLNITATKHLFQAIGGKLIVRQRPQYGEVLTIFLPLEVSSKQKLGVRS, from the coding sequence GTGTACAAATGGATATTGCCAAGTCTAAGTGAAATTTTAGCCGCAAGTCAATCAACTGTAGCTGAATGTTCACCAACCAAAGCCCAGAGGCAGTGGCGCGTCAGTTTAGCAGCTACCGAGCATCTGCTGATAAACTCCTTAACACCTGCTGACTCGGAGACTACTCAGGGATTAATCTTAGCTGCACCAGCACCCTTATTCAGTCAGCCAATCCTCACTCAGAGTTTGCAGAGAGTGACTTTTACGGCAAAACCATTTAATCCTTTAGCGCTGATGCCATTTGAGATCCCAGAGGCGATCGCGATGGTAGATGCAGAAATCTCTCCTCATGAATCGGTACTGCCTTTACTACCTGCCGACCCCTTAGCAGCAGAGCAATTTTGCTTGATTTTCACAGATAAATTTAGATTAGTGCTGGTTTTGGCAGAAAACGACAGTGGTCACAAAAGTTTTTCATTTTCCTTTGAGCCAGAAGTAGTACAGCAAGCATGGCGATCGCTTGGGGCAAGAGTTATGCTGAGTAATCCGGATTTCTTCAGCGAATTGGATGCATTAGTCGAAAAGTATTCCCCAGTAGCGCCAGATTACCGGACTGTGATTCAGTTTAGCCAATTGTTGCTTCAAGAATTAACAGAGTCACAAGAAGACAAAGCAACAAAAGAATACACTGATCCAGTGACACCTACTTCCTCTAATTCGTCTTCAGCAAAAGCCTCTCCCCGCCCCGATGTAGAATTACTCCAAGCTTTTGCCCATGAAGTTCGCACCCCTTTAACAACTATTCGCACCATGACTCGCTTGCTGTTAAAGCGGCGAGATTTACCAGCTAACGTCACCAGTCGCTTAGAAATTATTGACCATGAGTGTACCGAGCAAATTGACCGAATGGAGTTGCTGTTTAAGGCCGCAGAACTGGAAACTTGTGCAACGGTAAAATCTTCAAGCACTCAACTAACACCAATGTCTTTAGATCAAGTGTTGCAGCAGAGTATTCCCCGGTGGCAACAAGCAGCAAATCGGCGCAATTTAACTTTAGATGTAGTATTACCTCAACAACTACCAACAGTGGTAAGCAATCCAAATATGCTGGATCGCATACTTACTGGTCTAATGGAAAATTTTACCCGTAGCTTACCTGCTGGCAGCCATATCCAAGTACAAGTAATCCCCGCTGGAGACCAACTAAAATTACAACTATCGCCTCAAACCCATTGTCAAGATACAAATAAAACCGCTACACCTGCAACACCACCAATCCGTAAAGCCCTTGGTCAATTGTTGATGTTCCAACCAGAAACAGGTACGATTAGTTTAAATATTACTGCAACCAAGCATCTGTTTCAAGCAATTGGGGGCAAACTAATTGTGCGTCAACGTCCTCAGTACGGGGAAGTCTTAACTATTTTCTTACCCTTAGAAGTTAGTAGTAAGCAAAAGTTAGGAGTTAGGAGTTAG
- the ndhC gene encoding photosynthetic/respiratory NAD(P)H-quinone oxidoreductase subunit C yields the protein MFVLSGYEYLLGFLIICSLVPALALSASKLLRPSGNSLERRTTYESGMEPIGGAWIQFNIRYYMFALVFVVFDVETVFLYPWAVAFHRLGLLAFIEALVFIAILVVALVYAWRKGALEWS from the coding sequence GTGTTTGTCCTCAGCGGTTACGAATACCTTCTAGGCTTCTTAATTATCTGTAGCCTAGTGCCTGCCTTGGCACTTTCAGCATCCAAGCTCCTCCGACCCAGTGGTAACAGCCTAGAACGGCGCACCACTTACGAATCTGGTATGGAACCAATTGGGGGAGCCTGGATTCAGTTCAACATCCGCTACTACATGTTTGCGCTAGTCTTTGTGGTCTTTGATGTAGAGACTGTATTCTTGTATCCTTGGGCGGTTGCTTTCCACCGTCTAGGATTACTGGCATTCATTGAAGCCTTAGTTTTTATTGCAATTCTTGTAGTCGCCTTAGTTTACGCATGGCGTAAAGGAGCTTTGGAATGGTCTTGA
- a CDS encoding photosynthesis system II assembly factor Ycf48 — MGLVKSWQRIFALLIIVLICIGCSQVPSISYNPWKIISVPTDAKLLDIAFTNDPQHGFLVGSNATLLETNDGGNTWEPLTLALDDPKSRFDSVSFADQEGWIVGEPSLLLHTTDEGRSWSRIPLSEKLPGSPIAIKALGNNTAEMATNVGAIYKTTDGGKNWKAQVEAAVGVVRNMERSADGRYVAVSAKGSFYSTWEPGQNAWVPHNRNSSRRVENMGFSENGQLWLLARGGQVQFSDPNQSDEWQEAQSPELSTSWGLLDLAYRTPEEIWIGGGSGNLLRSADGGKTWEKDRAVEDVAANLYKIVFFQPEQGFIIGDRGVLLKYLPKLEQTPSTESA, encoded by the coding sequence ATAGGTCTTGTGAAAAGTTGGCAAAGAATATTTGCCTTGTTGATAATAGTCCTCATCTGTATAGGTTGTAGCCAAGTACCCTCTATTAGTTACAACCCCTGGAAAATAATTTCTGTGCCAACAGACGCTAAACTACTAGACATTGCCTTTACTAATGATCCTCAACATGGTTTTTTAGTAGGTAGCAATGCCACTCTTTTAGAAACCAATGACGGTGGTAATACTTGGGAACCTTTAACACTGGCACTAGATGATCCTAAGTCTCGCTTTGACTCAGTTAGTTTTGCTGATCAAGAAGGCTGGATTGTGGGAGAGCCTTCTTTACTTTTACATACCACCGATGAAGGCCGTTCTTGGTCGCGTATTCCCTTAAGCGAAAAGCTACCAGGAAGTCCGATCGCCATCAAAGCACTAGGTAATAATACTGCTGAAATGGCTACTAATGTGGGAGCAATATACAAAACCACAGACGGTGGTAAAAATTGGAAAGCCCAAGTAGAAGCAGCTGTCGGTGTTGTACGTAACATGGAACGTTCTGCTGATGGCAGATATGTTGCTGTTTCGGCTAAAGGTAGCTTTTACTCAACTTGGGAACCAGGACAAAATGCTTGGGTTCCCCATAACCGCAATAGTTCTCGCCGTGTAGAAAACATGGGCTTTTCTGAAAATGGACAGCTGTGGTTATTAGCGCGGGGAGGTCAAGTACAATTTAGTGACCCAAATCAATCTGACGAGTGGCAAGAAGCCCAAAGTCCTGAGTTGTCCACAAGCTGGGGTTTATTAGATTTGGCATATCGCACACCAGAAGAAATTTGGATAGGTGGCGGTAGCGGTAATTTACTGCGGAGTGCTGATGGTGGCAAAACTTGGGAAAAAGACCGCGCAGTTGAAGATGTAGCTGCTAATTTGTATAAAATCGTCTTTTTTCAGCCAGAGCAGGGATTTATCATTGGCGATCGCGGTGTCTTACTGAAATATCTCCCGAAATTGGAACAAACCCCCTCTACAGAGTCAGCTTAA
- a CDS encoding rubredoxin, translating into MSEQAVDTSLLDRYECRSCGYVYEPEKGDNSNDIAPETPFAELPINWRCPVCAAKKTAFANIGPAGTASGFKENLGYGLGVNQLTPTQKNILIFGALALGFLFFISLYGLQ; encoded by the coding sequence ATGAGCGAACAAGCTGTTGATACTTCGCTGTTAGACCGCTACGAGTGTCGCTCCTGCGGTTATGTTTATGAACCCGAAAAAGGTGACAATAGCAATGATATTGCTCCAGAGACACCTTTTGCAGAATTACCCATAAATTGGCGCTGTCCAGTTTGTGCTGCCAAGAAGACCGCTTTTGCCAACATCGGCCCTGCGGGTACAGCATCTGGTTTCAAAGAAAATCTCGGTTATGGATTGGGTGTTAATCAACTAACGCCAACGCAAAAAAATATCCTGATTTTTGGTGCTTTGGCTTTGGGTTTCTTGTTTTTTATCAGTCTCTACGGCTTACAATAA